The Anopheles cruzii unplaced genomic scaffold, idAnoCruzAS_RS32_06 scaffold02351_ctg1, whole genome shotgun sequence nucleotide sequence tccgaccgcatctcttcctgccgcgtcaccatcgccatcgccaccagcattgtccagctgcgcccgcttcgccgcGGCCATCGCGCCATCTTCCTCACCGACATCAAGACCAGCCAGGCTGCCGGTCTCGGCACTGCTGAtaccgccccggtggtccgtctccgacgatgcgatcgacgtcgtgatgatcgaggttggtgaaccgctcgccgataatggatgattcggagactcatccgctccatcaccgttgttgccttcgtcactccgagactgagctgctactacgttctgcctctggttggtgcctccacagacggtccatcctaggcgggacttgaccgctaccggcgtgtttgctgcgccctctcgacatttcagtaccagccctacttgaaggtgcccaattccgatgaggagtcttgggcgggcatttgagtacgtgtccagtggcaggccccgcaggtgggggtaatgggcttgtagggctttgccgtcgagcgattgctccggcaggtccagtttccgcaccgtcttcactcCGGCCAGAGTATACTGGTGTCCCTGTAGCTTGCCCGAAACCGTCAGTGTCACGCTGCGCGATGCCTTCTCCACGCGAGTGACCCCACCCGTCCATTGTAGGTgtaggggctggctgggcccctcgaggccgagttcatcagcgagcccgtcctccaccagcgtgaaggacgacccttcgtccacgaaggccactgccgtaaccggtccgctcttaccgtatagtgtgacgggatggtaccgaaaccgggggctggcattgcaatcctcacaggtttgaacgcagtgcgttgcgtgctctcctgcggctgacgacggcccgctagcggtggccaccgtaggcgttccttcgcggtgcagtagggcgtggtgttgttccgtacacccctggctgccacatggccgagctgtgcatgggcccttatgccgacgcaggcaaacgaagcacaggcgACTCGCCCTAGCGACCTTCCAACGCTCCTCTATGctcgtgttgatgaagcggccgcatcgatctaccgcacggcattcctctccgcaaccggcacacgtatttgccggcggagtgggcgtgcggtttggtgaggccgttctgggagcggggagcggtccctggcgtgtggcctgactctccgacctcatctccggcggtgagtCGCTTCGCGCGCTGTAGTtggttcggtaccgtccgccacatttgtcctgataactttttgcgtcggtgtatctgtcgctacgctgctccgctcgatcgtacaaacggtgcgatcggcttgcttcggccacccgCTCACTCGTCCTATCGGAGGAACTCACGCAGCTTCCTCGATATCGGCTGCCACTCACGCTGCGGCGTGCGCCGCTGGAGGCCTGAGTGTTCACCAACG carries:
- the LOC128276752 gene encoding uncharacterized protein LOC128276752, with translation FVDEGSSFTLVEDGLADELGLEGPSQPLHLQWTGGVTRVEKASRSVTLTVSGKLQGHQYTLAGVKTVRKLDLPEQSLDGKALQAHYPHLRGLPLDTYSNARPRLLIGIGHLQVGLVLKCREGAANTPVAVKSRLGWTVCGGTNQRQNVVAAQSRS